One Bombus fervidus isolate BK054 chromosome 2, iyBomFerv1, whole genome shotgun sequence DNA segment encodes these proteins:
- the LOC139997912 gene encoding uncharacterized protein isoform X2, with protein sequence MASSDFDVELFERRLHTLKDSQESIQGLSAWCLERRQHHKKIVATWLQVLKKVKVEHRLTLFYLANDVIQYSKRKNFEFVESWGTTLQRATTMVRDEKVKHRILRIFKIWDQRQVYDEEFLADLSGLISAAPKKKLEPQPTVPPEEFQAALLISTMRSCATLEQATDARLRDLRDSNIDIENAEELCASLKDRRRVEDAEKEVDLAVRNVENYVRALEAEIRERTQVLELLEQADQFYETQRGEVKIVTNAYRNFGSRVKNLKKKLDELLPTLVSPIPSPDINAPSPSPDSDIELPGEENQSQNQLGVIDVAPPSMYGSYSHEYDPVPVPAPEMGQGNDSGDFTNNFSSFMGGNVDFGNMRNIFNERSLTPTGMSQQYNESLEAKPIEVINMRPSKNESNSADFNISSFLKTVLPSSDGSQDPGGIPGLGLDIPESRVESPQRSNYRHSPILGQHSVTPVISRIMGNQNTSIGVNNCPITHSTPLPVRNLSGESHTPSPYSSQNSQSNITVPFDGPTNNNTVNPLPPPPLPPPIFLDDENCYNKLPPKFPTWTPTSETMKEPAKWEEKGKNSMNPTWPGECDEKSKTWIDGDMDRWDPSNETTWTNAVRGKNEILSETPESPPMYEKAGFTDPVEYDDSQPQESLLSTAGDVDHRVIPIPITVENQLPYRLMKAADVDHRNLISLTGSPANHNVNDNSMNALANSNNLWSTGDQDYRQHMQPGDIVESVDMEMSDDETDSKPKGRVLVDVRSQDRDMRVGNQSATSQHMDMDMRMIPLPAGQMPGSHGQIMQDVHMMHSGPLPPPPPPPQFHPGQPSFHQDQTDFRHNPAEFHPAQSNFHQNRPPPNFIQNQQDFPQEFHQMHQTQSEFSKQEFEYCENHALRPNQEFLGDPQMRGRYSQSTEHQHRDIGFHRNDRGGRGGRGFPRNRRDRYSDDHKQRNLQNSRKSRSQEQHQRSSPEILPNSRPLLVPAPDTVVILDEDGMPIGLSNENKAPTNAEHLPDTEQEENCQDRRLPHGTPNSRSLDQQSVYSSGSNLQEHESETPIMEPDEQQATNQVTVVPVITEPKDSQHNQYVPVSEYEEQIEPEAVISEKTCDSSESIENTGQEMNLPEQSQQQHIPDQMDDLGNSTPSNELKRPSTNGSFDENDVSCSKKRIVSNGPQTPTESDAGLNGPIPQVSAESHQGMYDFDGPVGPNFRPRLGGPVPFPPWRGGPPRGRGFRGGPRAPWMDRGPRGPVIGNFMPRGLKRGGQFRGNGFRGRGRGNNW encoded by the exons ATGGCGTCAAGTGATTTTGATGTGGAGCTCTTCGAACGAAGGCTTCACACATTGAAAGATTCGCAGGAGTCAATACAAGGTCTTTCTGCTTGGTGTTTGGAGAGGAGACAGCACCATAAGAAGATTGTTGCTACCTGGTTGCAAGTTCTTAAGAAGG TAAAAGTTGAGCACCGTCTTACACTTTTTTATCTGGCAAATGATGTTATACAATACTCCAAGagaaaaaattttgaatttgtgGAATCCTGGGGCACAACTCTGCAACGAGCAACGACCATGGTTAGAGATGAGAAAGTGAAACATCGTATATTAaggatttttaaaatttgggATCAGAGACAAGTGTATGATGAAGAATTCTTAGCAGACCTATCCGGATTAATTTCAGCAGCtccaaaaaagaaattagaacCCCAGCCAACAGTACCTCCAGAAGAATTTCAAGCTGCTTTACTCATTTCTACTATGAGATCATGTGCTACACTAGAACAAGCAACTGATGCTCGATTAAGAGATTTACGTGACAGCAATATAGATATAGAGAATGCAGAAGAATTATGTGCTTCTTTGAAAGATAGGAGAAGAGTTGAAGATGCAGAAAAGGAAGTGGATTTGGCAGTTAGAAATGTTGAAAATTATGTACGTGCATTGGAGGCAGAAATTAGAGAAAGAACTCAAGTACTTGAGCTGTTAGAACAGGCTGATCAATTTTATGAAACTCAAAGAGGTGAAGTGAAAATAGTTACTAAT GCATACAGAAATTTTGGTAGTcgtgtaaaaaatttgaagaaaaaattgGACGAGCTTTTACCAACATTAGTTTCACCAATTCCATCACCAGACATAAATGCTCCATCTCCAAGTCCTGATAGTGATATAGAACTTCCAGGAGAAGAAAATCAATCTCAAAATCAGTTAGGAGTTATAGATGTAGCACCACCATCTATGTATGGTTCATATTCTCATGAGTATGATCCAGTACCTGTACCAGCTCCAGAAATGGGCCAAGGAAATGATTCTGGTGATTttactaataatttttcatcttttatgGGAGGAAATGTGGATTTTGGTAATATG CGAAACATATTTAATGAAAGATCGTTAACGCCTACTGGAATGTCACAGCAATATAACGAATCATTGGAG GCTAAACCAATAGAAGTAATCAACATGAGGCCCTCCAAAAATGAAAGTAATAGTGCAGATTTTAATATCTCTAGTTTTTTAAAGACTGTTCTTCCTTCCTCTGATGGATCTCAAGATCCTGGTGGTATTCCTGGTCTTGGTTTAGATATTCCAGAATCGCGAGTAGAATCTCCACAGCGTTCAAATTACAGGCACTCGCCTATACTAGGGCAGCATTCAGTAACCCCTGTGATCTCAAGAATTATGGGAAATCAAAATACATCTATTGGTGTGAATAATTGCCCTATAACCCACAGTACTCCATTGCCTGTTCGAAACTTATCCGGCGAGTCGCATACTCCTTCACCGTATTCCAGTCAAAACAGCCAGAGTAACATTACTGTACCTTTCGATGGCCCgactaataataatactgtTAATCCTTTACCACCTCCACCATTACCTCCTCCAATTTTTCTCGACGATGAAAACTGTTATAATAAGTTACCACCTAAGTTTCCAACGTGGACACCTACGAGTGAAACTATGAAGGAACCAGCCAAATGGGAGGAAAAGG GAAAAAATAGCATGAATCCAACTTGGCCTGGTGAGTGCGACGAAAAATCGAAAACCTGGATAGATGGTGATATGGATAGATGGGATCCTAGTAACGAAACTACGTGGACTAACGCTGTTAGagggaaaaatgaaattttatctgAAACACCAGAGTCACCACCCATGTATGAGAAAGCTGGATTTACAGATCCAGTTGAATACGATGACTCTCAACCACAAGAATCTCTTTTAAGTACTGCTGGAGATGTGGATCATAG agTAATACCTATCCCGATAACGGTAGAGAATCAATTACCATATCGTTTGATGAAAGCAGCGGATGTTGATCATCGAAACTTGATTAGTTTAACAGGAAGTCCGGCGAATCATAATGTCAACGACAATTCTATGAATGCGTTAGCTAACAGTAACAACTTGTGGTCCACAGGCGATCAAGATTACCG GCAACACATGCAACCAGGCGATATTGTGGAAAGCGTCGACATGGAAATGTCGGACGACGAGACTGACAGTAAGCCAAAGGGAAGGGTTTTAGTTGACGTTCGATCACAAGACAGGGATATGAGAGTCGGTAATCAATCAGCGACTTCACAGCACATGGATATGGACATGCGAATGATTCCGCTTCCCGCGGGTCAAATGCCAGGATCTCACGGACAAATAATGCAAGACGTGCACATGATGCATTCAGGGCCTCTTCCGCCCCCACCTCCGCCACCCCAGTTTCATCCAGGCCAACCATCATTTCATCAAGATCAAACAGACTTTCGACACAATCCCGCAGAATTTCATCCAGCTCAATCAAATTTTCATCAAAACAGGCCACCGCCAAATTTCATCCAAAACCAGCAGGATTTCCCACAAGAATTCCATCAAATGCACCAAACTCAGTCGGAATTTTCAAAGCAAGAGTTTGAGTATTGTGAAAATCACGCATTACGACCTAATCAGGAGTTCCTTGGTGATCCACAAATGCGTGGCAGGTACTCCCAATCAACGGAGCATCAACACAGAGATATCGGTTTTCATCGGAACGACCGAGGAGGTCGAGGTGGTCGTGGTTTTCCAAGGAACCGACGAGACAGATACTCGGATGATCACAAACAAAGGAACCTTCAAAACAGTCGCAAATCCCGATCGCAAGAGCAACATCAAAGGTCGTCCCCAGAAATCCTACCAAACAGTCGCCCTTTACTGGTACCAGCACCAGACACTGTTGTCATTCTCGACGAAGATGGCATGCCCATAGGACTGTCCAACGAAAACAAAGCGCCAACGAATGCAGAGCATCTTCCAGACACCGAACAAGAAGAAAACTGTCAAGATCGTAGATTACCACACGGCACACCAAACTCACGGAGCCTCGACCAGCAATCTGTATACTCAAGTGGTTCGAATCTTCAGGAACACGAGTCTGAAACTCCAATTATGGAGCCGGATGAACAACAAGCAACGAACCAAGTGACTGTTGTACCCGTGATAACGGAGCCTAAAGACTCGCAGCACAATCAATATGTTCCTGTCTCAGAATATGAAGAACAGATCGAACCAGAAGCTGTAATTTCAGAGAAGACCTGTGACAGTAGCGAATCTATTGAAAATACCGGTCAAGAAATGAATCTACCCGAGCAGTCGCAACAGCAACATATACCAGATCAAATGGACGATCTTGGAAATTCAACACCAAGCAACGAATTGAAGAGACCGTCGACGAATGGTAGCTTCGACGAGAACGATGTTAGCTGTAGTAAAAAGAGGATCGTGTCGAACGGGCCGCAGACACCGACAGAGTCTGATGCCGGTTTGAACGGGCCGATACCACAGGTCTCAGCGGAGTCACATCAAGGGATGTACGATTTCGACGGTCCCGTTGGGCCGAACTTCCGACCGCGTCTCGGTGGTCCGGTTCCATTTCCTCCTTGGAGGGGTGGTCCACCTCGGGGTCGGGGTTTCAGGGGTGGTCCAAGAGCTCCTTGGATGGACAGGGGACCTCGTGGACCTGTGATCGGTAACTTCATGCCGAGAGGACTGAAACGCGGTGGACAATTTAGGGGTAACGGCTTCAGAGGTCGGGGACGTGGTAACAATTGGTAG
- the LOC139997912 gene encoding uncharacterized protein isoform X1, which produces MASSDFDVELFERRLHTLKDSQESIQGLSAWCLERRQHHKKIVATWLQVLKKVKVEHRLTLFYLANDVIQYSKRKNFEFVESWGTTLQRATTMVRDEKVKHRILRIFKIWDQRQVYDEEFLADLSGLISAAPKKKLEPQPTVPPEEFQAALLISTMRSCATLEQATDARLRDLRDSNIDIENAEELCASLKDRRRVEDAEKEVDLAVRNVENYVRALEAEIRERTQVLELLEQADQFYETQRGEVKIVTNAYRNFGSRVKNLKKKLDELLPTLVSPIPSPDINAPSPSPDSDIELPGEENQSQNQLGVIDVAPPSMYGSYSHEYDPVPVPAPEMGQGNDSGDFTNNFSSFMGGNVDFGNMRNIFNERSLTPTGMSQQYNESLEAKPIEVINMRPSKNESNSADFNISSFLKTVLPSSDGSQDPGGIPGLGLDIPESRVESPQRSNYRHSPILGQHSVTPVISRIMGNQNTSIGVNNCPITHSTPLPVRNLSGESHTPSPYSSQNSQSNITVPFDGPTNNNTVNPLPPPPLPPPIFLDDENCYNKLPPKFPTWTPTSETMKEPAKWEEKGSVIFPGKNSMNPTWPGECDEKSKTWIDGDMDRWDPSNETTWTNAVRGKNEILSETPESPPMYEKAGFTDPVEYDDSQPQESLLSTAGDVDHRVIPIPITVENQLPYRLMKAADVDHRNLISLTGSPANHNVNDNSMNALANSNNLWSTGDQDYRQHMQPGDIVESVDMEMSDDETDSKPKGRVLVDVRSQDRDMRVGNQSATSQHMDMDMRMIPLPAGQMPGSHGQIMQDVHMMHSGPLPPPPPPPQFHPGQPSFHQDQTDFRHNPAEFHPAQSNFHQNRPPPNFIQNQQDFPQEFHQMHQTQSEFSKQEFEYCENHALRPNQEFLGDPQMRGRYSQSTEHQHRDIGFHRNDRGGRGGRGFPRNRRDRYSDDHKQRNLQNSRKSRSQEQHQRSSPEILPNSRPLLVPAPDTVVILDEDGMPIGLSNENKAPTNAEHLPDTEQEENCQDRRLPHGTPNSRSLDQQSVYSSGSNLQEHESETPIMEPDEQQATNQVTVVPVITEPKDSQHNQYVPVSEYEEQIEPEAVISEKTCDSSESIENTGQEMNLPEQSQQQHIPDQMDDLGNSTPSNELKRPSTNGSFDENDVSCSKKRIVSNGPQTPTESDAGLNGPIPQVSAESHQGMYDFDGPVGPNFRPRLGGPVPFPPWRGGPPRGRGFRGGPRAPWMDRGPRGPVIGNFMPRGLKRGGQFRGNGFRGRGRGNNW; this is translated from the exons ATGGCGTCAAGTGATTTTGATGTGGAGCTCTTCGAACGAAGGCTTCACACATTGAAAGATTCGCAGGAGTCAATACAAGGTCTTTCTGCTTGGTGTTTGGAGAGGAGACAGCACCATAAGAAGATTGTTGCTACCTGGTTGCAAGTTCTTAAGAAGG TAAAAGTTGAGCACCGTCTTACACTTTTTTATCTGGCAAATGATGTTATACAATACTCCAAGagaaaaaattttgaatttgtgGAATCCTGGGGCACAACTCTGCAACGAGCAACGACCATGGTTAGAGATGAGAAAGTGAAACATCGTATATTAaggatttttaaaatttgggATCAGAGACAAGTGTATGATGAAGAATTCTTAGCAGACCTATCCGGATTAATTTCAGCAGCtccaaaaaagaaattagaacCCCAGCCAACAGTACCTCCAGAAGAATTTCAAGCTGCTTTACTCATTTCTACTATGAGATCATGTGCTACACTAGAACAAGCAACTGATGCTCGATTAAGAGATTTACGTGACAGCAATATAGATATAGAGAATGCAGAAGAATTATGTGCTTCTTTGAAAGATAGGAGAAGAGTTGAAGATGCAGAAAAGGAAGTGGATTTGGCAGTTAGAAATGTTGAAAATTATGTACGTGCATTGGAGGCAGAAATTAGAGAAAGAACTCAAGTACTTGAGCTGTTAGAACAGGCTGATCAATTTTATGAAACTCAAAGAGGTGAAGTGAAAATAGTTACTAAT GCATACAGAAATTTTGGTAGTcgtgtaaaaaatttgaagaaaaaattgGACGAGCTTTTACCAACATTAGTTTCACCAATTCCATCACCAGACATAAATGCTCCATCTCCAAGTCCTGATAGTGATATAGAACTTCCAGGAGAAGAAAATCAATCTCAAAATCAGTTAGGAGTTATAGATGTAGCACCACCATCTATGTATGGTTCATATTCTCATGAGTATGATCCAGTACCTGTACCAGCTCCAGAAATGGGCCAAGGAAATGATTCTGGTGATTttactaataatttttcatcttttatgGGAGGAAATGTGGATTTTGGTAATATG CGAAACATATTTAATGAAAGATCGTTAACGCCTACTGGAATGTCACAGCAATATAACGAATCATTGGAG GCTAAACCAATAGAAGTAATCAACATGAGGCCCTCCAAAAATGAAAGTAATAGTGCAGATTTTAATATCTCTAGTTTTTTAAAGACTGTTCTTCCTTCCTCTGATGGATCTCAAGATCCTGGTGGTATTCCTGGTCTTGGTTTAGATATTCCAGAATCGCGAGTAGAATCTCCACAGCGTTCAAATTACAGGCACTCGCCTATACTAGGGCAGCATTCAGTAACCCCTGTGATCTCAAGAATTATGGGAAATCAAAATACATCTATTGGTGTGAATAATTGCCCTATAACCCACAGTACTCCATTGCCTGTTCGAAACTTATCCGGCGAGTCGCATACTCCTTCACCGTATTCCAGTCAAAACAGCCAGAGTAACATTACTGTACCTTTCGATGGCCCgactaataataatactgtTAATCCTTTACCACCTCCACCATTACCTCCTCCAATTTTTCTCGACGATGAAAACTGTTATAATAAGTTACCACCTAAGTTTCCAACGTGGACACCTACGAGTGAAACTATGAAGGAACCAGCCAAATGGGAGGAAAAGG GTTCCGTAATATTTCCAGGAAAAAATAGCATGAATCCAACTTGGCCTGGTGAGTGCGACGAAAAATCGAAAACCTGGATAGATGGTGATATGGATAGATGGGATCCTAGTAACGAAACTACGTGGACTAACGCTGTTAGagggaaaaatgaaattttatctgAAACACCAGAGTCACCACCCATGTATGAGAAAGCTGGATTTACAGATCCAGTTGAATACGATGACTCTCAACCACAAGAATCTCTTTTAAGTACTGCTGGAGATGTGGATCATAG agTAATACCTATCCCGATAACGGTAGAGAATCAATTACCATATCGTTTGATGAAAGCAGCGGATGTTGATCATCGAAACTTGATTAGTTTAACAGGAAGTCCGGCGAATCATAATGTCAACGACAATTCTATGAATGCGTTAGCTAACAGTAACAACTTGTGGTCCACAGGCGATCAAGATTACCG GCAACACATGCAACCAGGCGATATTGTGGAAAGCGTCGACATGGAAATGTCGGACGACGAGACTGACAGTAAGCCAAAGGGAAGGGTTTTAGTTGACGTTCGATCACAAGACAGGGATATGAGAGTCGGTAATCAATCAGCGACTTCACAGCACATGGATATGGACATGCGAATGATTCCGCTTCCCGCGGGTCAAATGCCAGGATCTCACGGACAAATAATGCAAGACGTGCACATGATGCATTCAGGGCCTCTTCCGCCCCCACCTCCGCCACCCCAGTTTCATCCAGGCCAACCATCATTTCATCAAGATCAAACAGACTTTCGACACAATCCCGCAGAATTTCATCCAGCTCAATCAAATTTTCATCAAAACAGGCCACCGCCAAATTTCATCCAAAACCAGCAGGATTTCCCACAAGAATTCCATCAAATGCACCAAACTCAGTCGGAATTTTCAAAGCAAGAGTTTGAGTATTGTGAAAATCACGCATTACGACCTAATCAGGAGTTCCTTGGTGATCCACAAATGCGTGGCAGGTACTCCCAATCAACGGAGCATCAACACAGAGATATCGGTTTTCATCGGAACGACCGAGGAGGTCGAGGTGGTCGTGGTTTTCCAAGGAACCGACGAGACAGATACTCGGATGATCACAAACAAAGGAACCTTCAAAACAGTCGCAAATCCCGATCGCAAGAGCAACATCAAAGGTCGTCCCCAGAAATCCTACCAAACAGTCGCCCTTTACTGGTACCAGCACCAGACACTGTTGTCATTCTCGACGAAGATGGCATGCCCATAGGACTGTCCAACGAAAACAAAGCGCCAACGAATGCAGAGCATCTTCCAGACACCGAACAAGAAGAAAACTGTCAAGATCGTAGATTACCACACGGCACACCAAACTCACGGAGCCTCGACCAGCAATCTGTATACTCAAGTGGTTCGAATCTTCAGGAACACGAGTCTGAAACTCCAATTATGGAGCCGGATGAACAACAAGCAACGAACCAAGTGACTGTTGTACCCGTGATAACGGAGCCTAAAGACTCGCAGCACAATCAATATGTTCCTGTCTCAGAATATGAAGAACAGATCGAACCAGAAGCTGTAATTTCAGAGAAGACCTGTGACAGTAGCGAATCTATTGAAAATACCGGTCAAGAAATGAATCTACCCGAGCAGTCGCAACAGCAACATATACCAGATCAAATGGACGATCTTGGAAATTCAACACCAAGCAACGAATTGAAGAGACCGTCGACGAATGGTAGCTTCGACGAGAACGATGTTAGCTGTAGTAAAAAGAGGATCGTGTCGAACGGGCCGCAGACACCGACAGAGTCTGATGCCGGTTTGAACGGGCCGATACCACAGGTCTCAGCGGAGTCACATCAAGGGATGTACGATTTCGACGGTCCCGTTGGGCCGAACTTCCGACCGCGTCTCGGTGGTCCGGTTCCATTTCCTCCTTGGAGGGGTGGTCCACCTCGGGGTCGGGGTTTCAGGGGTGGTCCAAGAGCTCCTTGGATGGACAGGGGACCTCGTGGACCTGTGATCGGTAACTTCATGCCGAGAGGACTGAAACGCGGTGGACAATTTAGGGGTAACGGCTTCAGAGGTCGGGGACGTGGTAACAATTGGTAG